The genomic stretch CGTCTCTTTAAAAAACAGATGTGTAAGATCGTGTTGGTGAATACCTGATTCTCCTGCCACTTTCCATTCCTTTAAAAGCCGCTGTTCAATTTCCTCATTTTTGGAAAGTTCATACCACATCCATGATAGCACGTTTGCAGTTGTTTCATGGCCAGCAATAAGCATTGTTAAGATTTGACTTCTCACTTCTTCACTCGAAAGAGGAGATCCGTCAGTATACGTTGATTCTTGAAGGAGTGAAAGTAAATGATCACCTTTGGGTGTGTTTTGAATTAGCTGATCTGCCAGTTCATTTAAGCGGTTTTTTCCTAATTTGTATTGTTTGTTCCGCTTTGTAGGCACAAACTCTGGTGATGGGAAAGGGAGAAATAAGTCAGCTGCAGATTTCTCGATAATATGGGTCACCGCTGTGACAAGTTCGATACTTTCTTTCTTTGAGATATCTTGACCAAACATGGCTTTCATAATAATTCTTAGCGTTAACCTCATCATTTCTGAGCTAATACAAATGACTTCTCCATCATCCCACCCATCGATAAACCGTTTTGTTTCTTCGAGGATGATTGAGATATATTGCATCATTTTCTCTTTATGAAAAGCAGGCATCATCATTTTTCGCTGCCGCGCATGTGTTTTGCCTTCTGAGGTTAATAGCCCCCGCCCAATCGTTTGGCTCAATAACGAAGCAGAGCTCCCTTTTTGAAAAGATTCTGCATCCGTAACAAGGAT from Bacillus sp. Cs-700 encodes the following:
- a CDS encoding cytochrome P450 — translated: MSVEKLSGIRLKNYISFRKDPLGFLSKTRDIADFVELGASSFVVHQPDAVKQILVTDAESFQKGSSASLLSQTIGRGLLTSEGKTHARQRKMMMPAFHKEKMMQYISIILEETKRFIDGWDDGEVICISSEMMRLTLRIIMKAMFGQDISKKESIELVTAVTHIIEKSAADLFLPFPSPEFVPTKRNKQYKLGKNRLNELADQLIQNTPKGDHLLSLLQESTYTDGSPLSSEEVRSQILTMLIAGHETTANVLSWMWYELSKNEEIEQRLLKEWKVAGESGIHQHDLTHLFFKETLRLYPAAWVILREAIAPVELMGYQFKSGSSFLISPYVMHRNPSFFENPEQFSLYRMKEKHASFAYFPFGGGPRSCIGSQFATYEAQLIFSTIGKSFHLQKLHNRPVQAEPLVSLRIKGGLLMKVHKRK